The Candidatus Scalindua japonica genome has a window encoding:
- a CDS encoding toxin HicA, with the protein MSKVYNILTQMKQSPKNVRFSELCLVCNYYFGDARQRGSSHRIYKTPWQGDPRVNIQNNKGKAKAYQVKQVLMAIERLEVDHGTEK; encoded by the coding sequence ATGAGTAAAGTTTATAACATTCTTACACAAATGAAGCAAAGCCCTAAGAATGTTAGATTTTCAGAATTATGTTTGGTATGTAACTATTATTTTGGCGATGCACGACAAAGGGGAAGCAGTCACAGAATATATAAAACACCTTGGCAAGGAGATCCCAGGGTGAATATCCAGAATAATAAAGGAAAGGCTAAAGCATATCAAGTTAAACAAGTGCTTATGGCCATAGAAAGATTGGAGGTAGATCATGGCACTGAAAAATGA
- a CDS encoding type II toxin-antitoxin system HicB family antitoxin — protein MALKNDHYTYRVTWSEGDKEYVGLCVEFPSLSWLTKTPEGALRGIRKVVADVIADMKKNGEDIPEPVANRNFSGKFMVRVPPETHRKLTIQAAEAGVSLNRLASAKLSK, from the coding sequence ATGGCACTGAAAAATGATCATTATACTTATCGTGTTACTTGGTCTGAAGGCGATAAAGAATATGTAGGATTGTGTGTAGAGTTCCCTAGTTTAAGCTGGCTAACTAAAACACCTGAAGGAGCTCTCAGAGGTATTCGAAAAGTTGTTGCCGATGTAATAGCTGATATGAAAAAAAATGGAGAAGATATACCTGAGCCGGTTGCTAATAGAAATTTTAGCGGGAAGTTTATGGTACGTGTTCCGCCTGAAACACATAGAAAGCTTACTATACAGGCGGCGGAAGCGGGTGTAAGTCTAAACCGACTTGCCAGTGCAAAATTAAGCAAATAA
- a CDS encoding BrnT family toxin, which produces MLIFEWDPKKAKKNIKIHGISFDEASTSFKDTISLTIYDPLHSDEEDRFITIGNSCKNRLLIIVHTVREIKIRIINARKATKKERKQYEENAKRSKNA; this is translated from the coding sequence ATGCTTATATTTGAATGGGATCCAAAAAAAGCCAAAAAGAACATAAAAATACATGGTATATCTTTTGATGAGGCAAGCACCAGTTTCAAAGATACCATATCATTAACAATTTATGATCCTCTGCATTCTGATGAAGAGGATAGATTTATTACAATTGGAAACTCATGTAAAAATCGGCTTTTGATAATAGTTCATACTGTAAGAGAAATTAAAATCAGAATAATAAACGCAAGAAAGGCAACAAAAAAAGAAAGGAAGCAATATGAAGAAAATGCAAAAAGATCCAAAAATGCTTGA